From Nerophis lumbriciformis linkage group LG11, RoL_Nlum_v2.1, whole genome shotgun sequence, one genomic window encodes:
- the LOC133610060 gene encoding uncharacterized protein isoform X1, whose protein sequence is MFSSPEEEEMSTKWSHITPERYRNDEEDVFDADGEEEIRPKKKCRKEKLQILIQAPPLPVLPPLNFPNSSEYQTTSASTSQYYTTPRHPGRPHSPARSSTYRLSPDRNHASSSSQYQTTPASTSQYQTTPRSSRNALESELFQLNMKVKKIVENQGEIMRMLRGLAAQSVGPEAVDVQDLIEKPFETLEQLKTFCEQLDTDLLLRKQLVKALTALGGQNLADTVRTMLRKIATNKVLEQLGLRGKTGKVAFEDLPFYRIIIKACRGVYKQTTTAEVDCELGEVLKLATFQKGGSKFELLAGEEEELRGSDGEEGQREV, encoded by the exons ATGTTTTCGAGCCCAGAGGAAGAAGAAATGTCAACCAAATGGAGCCACATCACCCCTGAACGTTATAGAAACGATGAGGAAGATGTGTTTGATGCTGACG GCGAAGAGGAAATTCGGccaaaaaagaagtgcagaaaagaGAAATTACAGATCCTCATCCAGGCACCCCCACTGCCAGTGCTCccaccattgaactttccaaacTCCAGCGAGTACCAGACCACTTCAGCCAGTACCAGCCAATACTACACCACTCCAAGGCATCCAGGCCGACCTCACAGCCCAGCGAGAAGCAGCACTTACAGGCTCAGTCCAGACAGGAATCATGCATCCAGCTCAAGCCAGTACCAAACCACTCCAGCCAGTACGAGTCAGTACCAGACCACTCCAAGAAGCAGCAGGAATGCCCTTGAAAGTGAAC ttttccagttaaacatgaaagttaaaaaaatagttGAGAACCAGGGAGAAATTATGCGCATGCTGAGAGGGCTGGCAGCACAGTCTGTGGGGCCAGAAGCTGTGGATGTTCAAGATCTCATTGAGAAGCCTTTCGAGACTCTTGAGCAGCTTAAGACCTTCTGTGAACAGCTCGACACTGATCTTCTGCTCAGAAAGCAGCTG gtgAAAGCTCTTACTGCTCTTGGTGGGCAGAATTTGGCAGACACGGTGAGGACAATGCTGAGGAAAATTGCCACAAACAAAGTCCTGGAGCAGCTTGGTCTCCGTGGAAAGACAGGCAAAGTGGCGTTTGAGGACTTGCCCTTTtacagaataataataa AGGCATGCAGGGGTGTTTACAAACAGACGACCACAGCTGAAGTAGATTGTGAGCTTGGAGAGGTCCTGAAACTGGCCACTTTTCAAAAGGGAGGTTCAAAGTTTGAG CTACTTGCAGGAGAAGAGGAGGAATTAagaggaagcgacggcgaagaagggcaaagggaagTGTAA
- the LOC133610060 gene encoding uncharacterized protein isoform X2, with amino-acid sequence MFSSPEEEEMSTKWSHITPERYRNDEEDVFDADGEEEIRPKKKCRKEKLQILIQAPPLPVLPPLNFPNSSEYQTTSASTSQYYTTPRHPGRPHSPARSSTYRLSPDRNHASSSSQYQTTPASTSQYQTTPRSSRNALESELFQLNMKVKKIVENQGEIMRMLRGLAAQSVGPEAVDVQDLIEKPFETLEQLKTFCEQLDTDLLLRKQLVKALTALGGQNLADTVRTMLRKIATNKVLEQLGLRGKTGKVAFEDLPFYRIIIKACRGVYKQTTTAEVDCELGEVLKLATFQKGGSKFEEKRRN; translated from the exons ATGTTTTCGAGCCCAGAGGAAGAAGAAATGTCAACCAAATGGAGCCACATCACCCCTGAACGTTATAGAAACGATGAGGAAGATGTGTTTGATGCTGACG GCGAAGAGGAAATTCGGccaaaaaagaagtgcagaaaagaGAAATTACAGATCCTCATCCAGGCACCCCCACTGCCAGTGCTCccaccattgaactttccaaacTCCAGCGAGTACCAGACCACTTCAGCCAGTACCAGCCAATACTACACCACTCCAAGGCATCCAGGCCGACCTCACAGCCCAGCGAGAAGCAGCACTTACAGGCTCAGTCCAGACAGGAATCATGCATCCAGCTCAAGCCAGTACCAAACCACTCCAGCCAGTACGAGTCAGTACCAGACCACTCCAAGAAGCAGCAGGAATGCCCTTGAAAGTGAAC ttttccagttaaacatgaaagttaaaaaaatagttGAGAACCAGGGAGAAATTATGCGCATGCTGAGAGGGCTGGCAGCACAGTCTGTGGGGCCAGAAGCTGTGGATGTTCAAGATCTCATTGAGAAGCCTTTCGAGACTCTTGAGCAGCTTAAGACCTTCTGTGAACAGCTCGACACTGATCTTCTGCTCAGAAAGCAGCTG gtgAAAGCTCTTACTGCTCTTGGTGGGCAGAATTTGGCAGACACGGTGAGGACAATGCTGAGGAAAATTGCCACAAACAAAGTCCTGGAGCAGCTTGGTCTCCGTGGAAAGACAGGCAAAGTGGCGTTTGAGGACTTGCCCTTTtacagaataataataa AGGCATGCAGGGGTGTTTACAAACAGACGACCACAGCTGAAGTAGATTGTGAGCTTGGAGAGGTCCTGAAACTGGCCACTTTTCAAAAGGGAGGTTCAAAGTTTGAG GAGAAGAGGAGGAATTAa
- the LOC133610534 gene encoding cell division control protein 42 homolog isoform X3: protein MQTIKCVVVGDGAVGKTCLLISYTTNKFPSEYVPTVFDNYAVTVMIGGEPYTLGLFDTAGQEDYDRLRPLSYPQTDIFLVCFSVVSPSSYENVKEKWVPEITHHCQSTPYLLVGTQMDLRDDHNTLEKLAKNKQRALMPEHGDKLARDLRAVKYVECSALTQRGLKNVFDEAILAALEPPVSKPKRRCVML, encoded by the exons ATGCAGACTATAAAATGTGTGGTGGTGGGCGACGGCGCTGTGGGGAAGACCTGCCTGCTGATTTCATATACCACCAACAAGTTCCCATCTGAATACGTCCCCACG GTGTTTGACAACTATGCTGTGACGGTGATGATCGGTGGCGAGCCGTACACTCTGGGACTGTTTGACACCGCAG GCCAGGAGGACTACGACAGGCTGCGACCCCTCAGCTACCCCCAGACAGACATCTTCCTTGTCTGCTTCTCCGTCGTGTCGCCGTCTTCCTATGAGAACGTCAAAGAGAAG TGGGTGCCGGAGATTACCCACCATTGCCAGTCCACGCCGTACCTACTGGTGGGTACTCAAATGGACCTGAGGGACGACCACAACACCCTGGAGAAGCTGGCCAAGAACAAACAGCGAGCTCTGATGCCCGAGCACGGAGACAAGCTGGCGCGAGATCTGAGGGCTGTCAAATATGTGGAGTGTTCAGCGCTGACGCAG AGGGGGCTGAAGAACGTGTTTGACGAAGCCATCCTGGCGGCGCTGGAGCCTCCTGTGTCCAAACCCAAGCGGCGCTGCGTCATGCTCTAA